One region of Gloeocapsopsis sp. IPPAS B-1203 genomic DNA includes:
- a CDS encoding alpha/beta hydrolase, which yields MATIEILGVPHAYELTTPIAGSSHALVFIHGWLLSRGYWQPIIEQLSSDFQCLAYDLRGFGQSQINHVSRESPPQENISNLVPYSCYTAAAYAQDLVVLLEKLNITSAWLIGHSLGGSIALWAAQQLPDRIKGVICVNAGGGIYLKEAFDQFRSWGSRLIKYRPRWLCYLPLLDLLFTRANVVQAIAPAWGRQRLIDFVIAHPEAALGSLLDSTTEAEINLLPKVVSQLQQPVYFITGDKDQIMEPKYVRHLASFHPLFQACGNNVIEIPHCGHLAMVEHPQTVAHQICLLLEQHKSSRG from the coding sequence ATGGCAACCATTGAAATCCTGGGAGTTCCACACGCTTACGAGCTAACGACTCCAATCGCAGGTTCTTCACACGCTTTGGTCTTTATCCACGGTTGGCTGTTAAGCCGTGGATACTGGCAGCCTATTATTGAGCAATTATCCTCAGACTTTCAGTGTCTTGCTTACGATCTGCGTGGTTTTGGTCAGTCTCAAATAAATCATGTTAGTCGCGAATCGCCACCTCAAGAAAATATCTCAAATTTAGTTCCCTATTCTTGCTACACAGCTGCTGCATATGCCCAAGACTTAGTTGTTCTCCTCGAAAAACTCAACATTACTAGTGCTTGGTTAATTGGTCATTCATTGGGTGGTAGTATCGCCCTGTGGGCAGCCCAGCAGTTACCAGACCGTATTAAGGGAGTCATTTGTGTGAACGCTGGTGGTGGGATTTATCTTAAAGAAGCGTTTGACCAATTTCGGAGTTGGGGTTCGCGACTCATTAAATATCGTCCGCGTTGGTTGTGCTATTTGCCTTTGCTAGATTTGTTGTTTACTCGTGCTAATGTTGTTCAAGCGATCGCACCCGCTTGGGGACGTCAACGATTGATCGATTTTGTTATTGCTCATCCTGAAGCTGCTTTAGGATCTTTACTAGATTCGACAACTGAAGCAGAAATTAACCTGTTGCCAAAAGTTGTATCCCAATTACAGCAACCCGTATATTTTATTACGGGTGACAAAGATCAAATCATGGAGCCTAAGTATGTCCGCCATTTAGCTAGCTTTCATCCCCTCTTTCAAGCCTGTGGCAATAATGTGATAGAAATTCCCCACTGCGGACATTTGGCAATGGTAGAACATCCGCAAACCGTTGCTCATCAGATTTGCTTGTTGTTAGAGCAGCACAAATCAAGCAGAGG
- a CDS encoding GNAT family N-acetyltransferase — translation MGFWKSWFSGSELTAGTKTTADEEYAIATASVAPSSDRPEKSGEGDRIIFSSEREIDLYELEELCDAVGWSRRPLRKVKKAMQHSFLVASMWEVRGTQRRLIGFARATSDHAFNATIWDVVVHPSFQGKGLGKALMKYTIKKLRSEDISNITLFADPHVVDFYRSLGFMSDPEGIKGMFWYPS, via the coding sequence ATGGGTTTTTGGAAAAGCTGGTTTAGCGGTTCTGAGTTAACCGCTGGTACCAAAACGACCGCAGATGAGGAGTACGCCATTGCAACTGCAAGTGTTGCTCCAAGTAGCGATCGCCCAGAAAAATCTGGCGAAGGCGATCGCATTATTTTTAGTAGCGAACGTGAAATTGACTTGTACGAACTTGAGGAACTTTGTGATGCGGTTGGTTGGTCGCGTCGTCCGTTGCGCAAGGTAAAAAAAGCCATGCAGCACAGTTTCTTGGTTGCCTCAATGTGGGAAGTTCGCGGTACTCAACGAAGACTGATTGGTTTTGCTCGCGCAACTTCAGATCATGCCTTTAATGCAACAATTTGGGACGTTGTTGTTCACCCATCCTTTCAAGGTAAAGGCTTGGGCAAAGCCCTGATGAAATACACGATCAAAAAACTCAGAAGTGAAGACATCAGCAACATTACATTATTTGCCGATCCTCACGTTGTGGATTTTTATCGTAGCTTAGGATTTATGTCTGATCCTGAAGGTATCAAAGGCATGTTTTGGTACCCCAGCTAA
- a CDS encoding Tic22 family protein translates to MKSIFRWGAALGILGSAIMGSTLTGNLRALALPQEQILQKLGSVPVFTITDSQGAPLVATPPQNAQNQNQQAQSPVAGVFISQKDAQAFVNNLKKTNPQLGNTVRVVPVPLGEVYKLEQANQNQPNSLDIAYIPAKQQFDAALTLLRQGGSNSELRKACEQNKRQLEDCVGTPLFVARAGKERGYLTMKINRPQANNQQAEVEVIPFYFNKEELQGMLDRFKKQQPELASTVDIQVLNLEGMLEILKTRNDEGVQQIVLVPPQESIQYVRSLQQPAAGGQNQAQPQRPAPQQAAPQRR, encoded by the coding sequence ATGAAATCAATTTTTCGTTGGGGCGCAGCTTTAGGAATTCTAGGAAGCGCCATCATGGGTTCTACCCTTACAGGTAATCTACGGGCACTAGCTTTGCCGCAAGAGCAAATTTTGCAAAAATTGGGTTCTGTCCCTGTCTTCACTATCACTGACAGCCAAGGTGCTCCTCTTGTCGCAACTCCTCCTCAGAACGCACAAAATCAAAATCAACAAGCTCAAAGTCCAGTCGCTGGCGTTTTTATTAGCCAAAAAGATGCCCAAGCGTTTGTGAACAATCTTAAGAAAACAAATCCACAGCTAGGGAATACAGTAAGAGTTGTCCCTGTGCCACTAGGAGAGGTATATAAACTTGAACAAGCCAACCAAAATCAACCAAATTCATTAGATATTGCTTACATACCCGCAAAACAGCAATTTGATGCGGCTTTAACTCTTTTGCGACAAGGTGGTAGTAACTCAGAGTTACGTAAAGCATGCGAACAAAACAAAAGACAGTTAGAAGATTGTGTAGGAACTCCGCTATTCGTCGCGCGAGCCGGAAAAGAAAGGGGCTACTTGACGATGAAGATTAACCGCCCCCAAGCAAATAACCAGCAAGCAGAAGTTGAAGTTATTCCTTTCTACTTCAATAAAGAAGAATTACAAGGAATGCTCGACCGTTTTAAAAAGCAGCAACCTGAGTTAGCCTCTACGGTTGATATCCAAGTCCTCAATTTAGAAGGAATGTTAGAAATTCTGAAAACTCGCAACGACGAGGGCGTACAGCAAATTGTCCTCGTTCCACCCCAAGAGTCGATTCAGTACGTGCGATCGCTCCAACAACCTGCCGCAGGTGGTCAAAATCAAGCTCAACCCCAGCGTCCAGCACCGCAACAAGCAGCGCCCCAGCGCCGTTAA
- the prmC gene encoding peptide chain release factor N(5)-glutamine methyltransferase, whose translation MSQLSWKLCESGGTPARKFPLLTSGLALWQWRSAAQKAALAANVPVTEVDWLLQEVAGLDRLSLRLESFKNLPQIPLQLSLEELEDLWQRRINEHLPVQYITGVTPWRHFKLAVSPAVLIPRPETEYIIDLAVAAVQNHDCQLESGHWADLGTGSGAIALGLAQALPKATIHAVDCSAAALAVARQNAQAVGLAHQIHFYQGSWWEPLDFKGQLSGVVSNPPYIPSQLVPQLQPEVALHEPSLALNGGDDGLDCIRHLVATSADYLQPGGIWLIEMMAGQAEVVAALLQSHGSYCDIEIYPDLAGIERFALAYRRGEE comes from the coding sequence ATGAGTCAATTGTCTTGGAAACTTTGCGAGAGCGGAGGAACCCCCGCACGCAAGTTTCCGCTGCTAACATCTGGTTTAGCGCTTTGGCAATGGCGTAGTGCTGCTCAAAAAGCAGCGCTCGCTGCTAATGTGCCTGTCACAGAAGTAGATTGGTTACTGCAAGAAGTCGCCGGATTAGATCGTCTCTCCTTACGCTTAGAATCGTTCAAAAACCTGCCACAGATTCCACTTCAATTATCACTAGAAGAGTTAGAGGATTTATGGCAACGCCGCATCAATGAACACTTACCAGTGCAATACATTACAGGAGTGACACCGTGGCGACATTTTAAGCTGGCGGTTTCCCCTGCCGTATTAATTCCCCGTCCTGAAACCGAGTACATCATTGATTTAGCTGTTGCTGCAGTGCAAAATCATGATTGCCAACTCGAATCAGGACACTGGGCGGACTTGGGAACTGGTAGTGGCGCGATCGCACTCGGACTTGCTCAAGCATTACCAAAAGCAACGATTCATGCGGTTGATTGCAGCGCAGCAGCATTAGCAGTAGCACGCCAGAATGCCCAGGCAGTTGGTCTTGCCCATCAAATTCATTTCTATCAAGGTTCTTGGTGGGAGCCTTTAGATTTTAAAGGTCAGCTGAGTGGTGTGGTGTCAAATCCACCCTATATTCCTAGTCAGCTTGTACCACAACTACAACCCGAAGTCGCACTTCACGAACCCTCGTTAGCTCTAAACGGTGGTGATGACGGCTTAGACTGCATTCGCCATTTGGTAGCAACATCTGCTGACTACCTACAACCTGGTGGTATCTGGCTAATTGAGATGATGGCAGGACAAGCTGAGGTTGTTGCTGCACTCTTGCAAAGTCACGGCAGCTACTGCGATATTGAAATTTATCCCGATCTTGCAGGTATTGAACGATTTGCTTTAGCCTACCGCAGGGGTGAGGAGTGA
- a CDS encoding L-threonylcarbamoyladenylate synthase, with protein sequence MTQVSITELVAGVRSGYVVSFPTDTVPALAALPEKADLIFTFKQRSQDKPLILMGAQASDLWGFVAESDGKTQWQQIADLYWPGALTLVLPASTRVPKQVNPTDPSTIGLRVPANAIARSILAQTGPLATTSANLSGQPPLQTMAEIAAQFPDVMTLSQLDIAENSHIGAPSTVAKWTGKSWEILRQGAVELEV encoded by the coding sequence ATGACTCAAGTTTCTATTACCGAACTCGTAGCTGGGGTACGTTCTGGTTATGTAGTTAGCTTTCCTACAGATACAGTCCCTGCCCTCGCCGCATTGCCAGAAAAGGCAGATTTAATTTTTACATTCAAGCAACGCAGTCAAGATAAACCATTAATTCTCATGGGTGCCCAGGCAAGCGATCTTTGGGGTTTTGTTGCTGAAAGCGACGGAAAAACGCAATGGCAGCAAATCGCTGACTTATACTGGCCTGGAGCATTAACGCTTGTGCTGCCTGCATCAACACGCGTACCTAAACAGGTTAATCCCACTGACCCTAGTACAATTGGATTACGAGTGCCCGCCAACGCGATCGCGCGAAGTATTTTGGCACAAACAGGTCCCTTAGCGACAACAAGCGCTAATTTATCAGGTCAGCCGCCGTTGCAAACAATGGCAGAAATTGCTGCGCAGTTTCCTGATGTCATGACGCTCTCACAATTAGACATTGCAGAAAATAGTCATATCGGTGCTCCTTCTACTGTGGCAAAATGGACAGGTAAAAGTTGGGAGATTTTGCGGCAAGGAGCGGTAGAGTTAGAAGTTTAA
- a CDS encoding HAMP domain-containing sensor histidine kinase, with protein MSWINWVYLATGLGLGLGSHKAFAQRDKKSVNEEKLLQTHQQLPLATPTESVLKQLRQTQLAYQLAQELSQFKAGFLVRTAHELRSPLNSLIGLHQLILSDLCDNPAEEREFVAQAQQMALKLVKLLDEILDVARIANNSDTLEIQPLQLTAALQEIEHLTQTLAANRNIKLQISSLDPETYILADPQWLRFVLLNLVETCIQTMEAGSIVISSQLIPNAELAYISFDVPLPIDTWSESLDAMHFEQQISLQQEETLSPGFKLLLNQTVLELMQASLSFLPVSPVTDIEPLTRIQISIPLVIPEAEFPE; from the coding sequence ATGAGCTGGATTAATTGGGTATATCTAGCAACAGGGCTAGGGTTAGGACTGGGAAGTCACAAAGCATTTGCACAACGTGACAAAAAATCGGTTAATGAAGAGAAGTTATTGCAAACGCATCAGCAACTTCCACTCGCGACACCGACTGAATCAGTATTAAAACAACTACGGCAAACTCAGTTAGCATATCAGCTTGCTCAAGAACTTAGTCAGTTCAAAGCTGGCTTTTTAGTACGTACTGCTCACGAACTGCGATCGCCATTAAATAGTCTGATTGGATTGCACCAATTGATTTTATCTGATTTATGCGATAACCCTGCTGAAGAGCGCGAGTTTGTCGCTCAAGCCCAGCAAATGGCACTCAAACTCGTCAAGTTACTTGACGAAATTCTTGATGTTGCCCGCATTGCTAATAACAGCGACACTTTAGAAATTCAGCCATTGCAGTTAACTGCTGCGCTTCAGGAAATTGAGCATCTTACACAGACTTTAGCAGCCAATCGTAATATTAAACTTCAAATATCATCCCTTGATCCTGAAACTTATATTTTGGCAGATCCACAGTGGTTGCGCTTTGTACTGTTAAACTTAGTGGAAACTTGTATCCAAACAATGGAAGCAGGCAGCATTGTCATATCATCTCAACTCATCCCAAATGCTGAATTAGCTTATATTTCCTTCGATGTGCCATTACCAATCGACACTTGGTCTGAATCATTAGATGCAATGCACTTCGAGCAACAAATAAGCTTACAACAAGAAGAAACTCTTTCCCCTGGGTTTAAGCTACTGCTGAATCAGACAGTATTGGAACTTATGCAAGCTAGTCTCAGCTTTTTACCCGTTTCCCCTGTAACAGATATTGAGCCACTAACGCGGATTCAAATTTCTATCCCCCTGGTAATTCCTGAAGCTGAATTTCCTGAGTAG
- a CDS encoding GNAT family N-acetyltransferase, whose protein sequence is MDYSHIQFCDSSISIDGHCQSPLNLHQLHNLFQVAAFWAQDRTLEDLSIAISNSKPVMSVWDGEKLIGFARATSDGVYRATIWDVVIHPDYRGAGLGRKLVESVLTHPHMNRVERVYLMTTHQQSFYERIGFECNSNTTMVLYNQPKLGFPTQEIQLQELPGG, encoded by the coding sequence ATGGACTACAGCCACATTCAATTTTGCGATAGTTCGATTTCGATAGATGGTCATTGCCAATCGCCGCTTAATCTCCACCAACTACACAATTTATTTCAGGTGGCAGCTTTTTGGGCACAAGATCGTACTCTTGAAGATTTGAGTATTGCCATTAGTAATAGTAAACCAGTGATGAGTGTCTGGGATGGCGAAAAACTGATTGGTTTTGCTAGAGCAACTTCAGATGGTGTTTATCGTGCAACAATTTGGGATGTTGTGATTCACCCTGACTATCGAGGTGCTGGGCTAGGGCGTAAGTTGGTGGAAAGTGTTTTAACTCATCCACACATGAATCGAGTAGAACGTGTTTACTTGATGACAACTCACCAGCAGAGCTTTTACGAACGAATTGGTTTTGAGTGTAATTCTAATACCACGATGGTACTGTACAACCAACCAAAGTTAGGTTTCCCTACTCAGGAAATTCAGCTTCAGGAATTACCAGGGGGATAG
- the puuE gene encoding allantoinase PuuE, which translates to MPADYPRDMIGYGRKPPHPQWQNQARVAVQFVINYEEGGETCILHGDQASETFLSEIVGAVPLMGLRHMNMESVYEYGSRAGFWRLHRIFTERRIPVTVYGIAMALERNPEAVAAMREADWEIASHGWRWIDYKYFGEAEEREHLHKAIAIHTQVTGSRPLGWYTGRTSAHTRRLVVEEGGFLYDSDSYADDLPYWIQDYGKPHLVIPYTLDNNDMRFATTQGFNSGDQFFAYLRDAFDVLYAEGETAPKMMNVGLHCRLAGRPGRAAALARFLDYVQQRDRVWLCRRIDIAQHWHQYHKPSDK; encoded by the coding sequence ATGCCAGCAGATTATCCTCGCGACATGATTGGTTACGGGCGCAAGCCACCACACCCCCAATGGCAAAACCAAGCACGGGTTGCCGTGCAGTTTGTGATTAACTACGAAGAAGGGGGAGAGACTTGCATCTTACACGGCGATCAAGCATCAGAAACATTCCTATCAGAAATTGTTGGCGCAGTTCCTTTAATGGGGTTGCGACACATGAATATGGAGTCAGTCTATGAGTATGGCAGTCGGGCTGGCTTCTGGCGACTGCATCGAATTTTTACTGAACGCAGAATTCCGGTTACTGTCTATGGAATTGCTATGGCACTAGAGCGCAACCCAGAAGCAGTTGCAGCTATGCGCGAAGCTGATTGGGAAATTGCCAGTCATGGCTGGCGTTGGATTGATTATAAGTATTTTGGTGAAGCAGAAGAACGCGAACATCTACACAAAGCGATCGCTATTCACACACAAGTGACAGGTAGTCGTCCTCTAGGTTGGTACACTGGTCGCACGAGTGCTCATACACGCCGATTGGTGGTAGAAGAAGGTGGCTTTCTCTACGACTCAGACAGCTATGCAGATGACTTGCCTTACTGGATACAAGACTATGGCAAACCTCATCTTGTCATTCCATACACCTTGGATAATAATGATATGCGCTTCGCCACAACTCAAGGTTTTAACTCAGGCGATCAGTTTTTTGCCTATCTCCGCGATGCCTTTGATGTTTTGTATGCCGAAGGCGAAACTGCACCCAAAATGATGAATGTAGGATTACATTGCCGCTTAGCAGGACGACCTGGACGTGCAGCTGCCCTAGCTCGTTTTCTAGATTACGTGCAGCAACGCGATCGCGTCTGGCTCTGTCGCCGCATTGATATTGCTCAACATTGGCACCAATATCACAAACCCAGTGATAAATAA
- a CDS encoding ComF family protein encodes MPNRTLNLQGLLKLFLQSHCPLCQRPTPQEFCQDCHRQLQRCKLTNHHYFQQELPVFAWGDYRGTLKSAIAALKYNNQHQIAKPLGQWLAQAWLTSQPDKKLVVVPVPLHADKLKKRGYNQAELLAESFCDFTGFALRSHGLKRIKATEAQFSLSASEREQNLATAFSLGTEFQRQRPKYRVLLLDDIYTTGATVRSAVQTLQKQGISVYGAVAIAAPSRNILNDKSENKVM; translated from the coding sequence ATGCCAAATCGGACGCTGAATTTGCAAGGCTTACTCAAGTTATTTCTTCAATCTCACTGCCCACTTTGCCAGCGTCCTACTCCACAAGAATTTTGTCAAGACTGTCATAGACAGCTGCAACGCTGCAAACTTACTAATCATCACTATTTCCAGCAAGAATTACCAGTTTTTGCTTGGGGAGACTATAGAGGTACGCTCAAAAGTGCGATCGCTGCTTTGAAGTACAACAATCAACATCAAATTGCCAAGCCACTGGGTCAATGGTTAGCACAAGCATGGCTCACTTCGCAACCTGACAAAAAATTAGTTGTTGTTCCTGTACCATTACACGCCGACAAGTTAAAAAAGCGGGGCTATAACCAAGCTGAACTACTAGCAGAGAGTTTTTGCGATTTTACTGGATTCGCTTTGCGATCGCATGGTTTAAAACGAATCAAAGCAACAGAGGCACAATTTAGCTTATCTGCATCAGAAAGAGAACAAAATTTAGCAACAGCGTTTTCACTAGGAACAGAATTTCAGCGCCAACGTCCAAAATATCGAGTTCTATTGCTAGATGATATTTATACTACTGGAGCAACAGTACGTTCAGCGGTTCAAACTTTACAAAAACAAGGAATATCTGTGTATGGTGCCGTTGCAATCGCCGCTCCTAGTAGAAATATTCTCAATGATAAAAGTGAGAACAAAGTAATGTAA
- a CDS encoding pre-peptidase, giving the protein MIIKACATRLSRIVLPLTLLAVGTSFVPSAIAQQTRLYNPIPLPSSNQVSDTLSERDIPTGDGGFARDYLVRFNQGDNIAIDLVSDQFDTIVALMSPEGATLAENDDGPDGTTNSLLFTRITQTGNYIVRVRSFGETGGGAFTLRVTRLRPI; this is encoded by the coding sequence ATGATAATAAAAGCTTGTGCAACAAGGTTGAGCCGGATAGTGCTTCCCTTGACGTTGCTTGCAGTGGGAACAAGTTTTGTTCCCTCAGCGATCGCTCAACAAACCAGATTATACAATCCTATTCCTTTGCCTTCTAGTAATCAAGTTTCTGATACGCTCTCAGAACGAGATATTCCTACAGGAGATGGCGGATTTGCCCGCGATTACTTAGTAAGATTCAACCAAGGCGATAATATCGCGATTGATTTAGTATCAGATCAATTTGATACCATTGTTGCCTTGATGTCACCTGAAGGCGCTACGCTTGCAGAAAATGACGATGGTCCTGATGGTACGACAAATTCTTTACTTTTTACTCGCATTACACAAACTGGAAATTACATTGTTCGTGTCCGTTCATTTGGTGAAACTGGTGGAGGAGCATTTACCCTGCGAGTGACAAGACTACGACCGATTTGA
- the cobS gene encoding adenosylcobinamide-GDP ribazoletransferase produces MDKQWWNQLRFDLAAAFVFYTCLPIPFATTLEFCGVSRYVALVGLVIGGVLGLLDTGLNFVGIPMLTRSVLVIISWIALTGGLHLDGAMDTADGLAVQDPQKRLQVMADSATGAFGAMAAIALLVLKTAALSEISSDRWFALMAACGWGRWGQQLAIARYSYLKPTGKGAFHKAALHPRDILLALLLLLGLSSFRILLHNDVMSSVMIAISGSAIAFLTGAWFNHKLGGHTGDTYGAVVEWTEALLLCVLTALQH; encoded by the coding sequence GTGGATAAACAATGGTGGAATCAACTACGGTTTGATTTAGCAGCTGCCTTCGTTTTTTATACTTGTCTTCCTATACCTTTTGCGACGACGCTAGAGTTCTGTGGTGTATCTCGATATGTAGCGCTAGTAGGACTAGTTATTGGAGGAGTTTTAGGACTCTTGGATACAGGATTGAACTTTGTTGGCATACCTATGCTCACACGTAGTGTATTAGTTATCATCAGCTGGATTGCTCTGACTGGTGGACTCCACTTAGATGGGGCAATGGATACTGCTGATGGGCTAGCTGTACAAGATCCGCAAAAAAGGTTACAGGTGATGGCAGATAGTGCTACCGGAGCATTTGGGGCTATGGCAGCGATCGCCTTATTAGTTCTAAAAACTGCGGCATTGAGTGAGATCAGTTCTGATCGTTGGTTCGCATTGATGGCTGCGTGTGGTTGGGGACGCTGGGGACAGCAACTTGCGATCGCCCGCTATTCTTACTTAAAACCAACAGGTAAAGGTGCTTTTCATAAAGCTGCTTTACACCCACGCGACATTTTACTGGCATTGTTGTTGTTACTGGGGTTGAGTAGCTTCAGAATCTTACTTCACAATGACGTTATGAGTAGTGTAATGATAGCGATCAGTGGAAGTGCGATCGCTTTTCTTACTGGCGCTTGGTTCAATCACAAACTCGGAGGACATACCGGAGATACCTACGGTGCAGTCGTAGAATGGACAGAAGCATTATTATTGTGTGTACTAACAGCACTACAACACTAA